CGATCAGGGTCGGCTTTTCGGAGGCATAAGCCGTGTTGAGCGCGGCGAGGAGGGCGACCGGATCGTGCCCGTCCACCGCCAGCGTGTTCCAGCCGGAGGCGGCGAAGCGCGCCTGCTGGTCGGTGGAGACGGAGATGGAGGTGGGGCCGTCGATGGAGATGCGGTTGTCGTCCCACAGCACCGTCAGCTTGGCGAGCTTCAGGTGGCCGGCGATATCGATGGCCTCCTGCGAGATGCCTTCCATCAGGTCGCCGTCGGAGGCGATGACGACGGTGCGGTGATCGACGATCTCGCTACCGAAGCGGGCGGCCATCAGGCGCTCGGCCATGGCAAAGCCAACCGCGGTGGAGATGCCCTGGCCGAGCGGGCCGGTCGTGGTCTCGATGCCGGGGGTGACGAAATTCTCGGGATGGCCGGGGGTCAGCGAGCCGAGCTGACGGAAGCGGCGGATCTCGTCCATGCTCACGGCGTCATAGCCGAGCAGATGAAGCAGGCCGTAGAGCAGCATCGAGCCGTGGCCGGCTGAGAGGATGAAGCGGTCGCGGTCCGGCCACTTGGGGGCCGTCGCATCGAACTTCAGCTTTTCCGTGAACAGCACGGTCGCCATGTCGGCCGCGCCCATGGGCAGGCCCGGATGTCCGGAATTGGCGGCCTCCACCGCATCGATGGCCAGGAACCGGATGGCGTTGGCCAGGCGGTTGTGGAGTTCGCGGCTGGACATGAAAAGCGGTCTCCGGCGCGCGGCGCGCCATTTCAAAGATCGGTCAGGCGGAGGGTTCACCTCGCGGCGGCACTGATACCAGCGCGCCACCGGCTGTCAAACGCAGCGTTGGGGCAAGGTCAAGGCAAACCGGCGCCGTTGGGCCGCGATTTGTCATCGCAGCTACACGTTCCCTGCATAGGTGCCCAGCGCGCGGCCATGCCCAAGCCCGAGGCAGCCGGAAGTGGCTGGGCTTCCGCTAGGGCGACTGGATCTTCTTGGCGACGAGGAGCGCCTTCAGCGTCTGGGGATTGCTCTCCCACTGGATATCCGCGATCCGCCACCGCCCGCCGACCTTCGTGAGCTTGAAGGTGACGGTCTTCTTCTCCTCGAAATTCTCGAACTCTGCGGTGACCGTCGCACTGGTCGAGGTCTGCGCCTTGAGGCTGGTCGTCACCGCCTTGATCTCGAAATCCTGGCCTTCGATGAAGGGATCGAAATTCAGCTTCGGATCGGAGGCCTTGGCATCGGCGATGACGAGCTTGGCCAGCGCGGGATCGAAATAGGCGTTGGCGACGGTTGGGTCGGTGAAGTCGAAGCCGACCACCGTGTCCGGGGCCGTATCGAGATAATGGGCGTAGAGATCGCGGATGAGCGTCTCCGGTGAGGGAGCGGCGGCGGGCTTCGCCGCCTGCGGGGCCGCATGGGCGCGCGGGGCGGAGCCCATCAGCCCGCCCGCGAGGGTGGCAGCGACCACGACTGTCCAGAACCACGCAGCGCGCATCAGCCCTTCTCCCGTCGGCCGGTTCCTCAAGCGTGAGCCTTGCCGGTTCCTGACCGCCATACCGCGCCCGCCCGCAGGACCGCAAGAATCCCTTCATTCTCTTTTGGGTTGACGACACGCAACCCATGGCCCTTGTCGCGCCGACTCGGTTAATATCCCGCGTTATGTATGCGCTGAAGCACCGTCCCCCCGAGCTTGGCCCCATCGAGGCGGCAACCCAGCGCCTCCACGCGGCGCTCGACCGCTTGTCCGATTCGCTCGACCGGCGGCGGGAGACGGAGCGCCATCAGGAGGCGTTGCAGGCGCAGCTCCATGCGCTGGGCAACGACCGGGCGCGGCTCGCCGCCGAACTCGACGCGACCCGCGCCGAGGCGGCCCAGGTGGCGGAAGCCAGCCGCGAGATCGGCCGGCGTCTCGATGTTGCCATGACCACGATTCGCGACGTGCTCGCGACCCACGGCGGCTGAAGGAGCGGGCGGCCCCATGGCGCATGTGAGTGTCACCATCGCCGGACGCTATTATCGCATGGCGTGCGATGAAGGGCAGGAGGAGCATCTCATGCGCCTCGGCCGGGACATCGACGCCCGCATCAATCAGCTCCGCGGCACCTTCGGGGAGATCGGCGACCAGCGCCTTACCGTCATGGCCGCCATCACCATTTCCGACGAACTGGCCGAAGCCCGCGCCCGCATCCGCGCGCTGGAGAGCGACCTTGAAGGCCAGCGGGACGCCCGCGCCTCCGCCCTTGCCCGCCTCGAGGCCGGCGAGGAGGCGGTGGCCCGCACCATCGACGAGGTGGCCGAGCGCATCGAGCAACTCGCGAGCGACCTTGCCCCGCGCGAAAAATCCGCGGTGGGCATGGGCTGAGGCGTCCGCCTCAGGAGCGTTCCGGAGCGGCTCGAAAGCGTGATGCCGCTCGCCCGTTCAGGTCGACCCTCACTTTCGCGAAACCGCACACACTTCTGGGGAATGGCCCTAGCGCCGGGGAGGAGAAGCTCCTACATTCGGTCGGCGGGGCTGCGGGGTTCGTTAGGAACTTTTCCCCGGGGCCTTATCGATCCTTAAGGGAGCTGTTCCTGACCTCGCCCCTGGGCTTGGACAAACGGCGCCCACCTACGTTGTAGGTTTCCCGGGATCGACCTCCGACGGCTTTTGCGGCTCCGCACGTGACCCTTTCTTCTCCCACCACCTTCCGATCCGAGAAGGCCCGCCTGCGGGCCGAAGCGCTGCTGCGGCGCGCCGATATGGGCGCCGAACGTCGCGCCGCCGCTTCCGACGCGGCCGCGCGGCATGCGCTCATGGCGCTGGGATCGGTCGCCGGCCGCACGGTCGCCCTGTTCGCCCCCTTCCGCGACGAGATCGATACCGGCCCGCTGGCGCGCAAGCTGCGGGACGCGGGTGCCCGGCTCGCCCTGCCGGTGGTGATAGGGCGCGACCGGCCGCTGATCTTCCGCCTGTGGGACGAAAACGACCTGCTGGAACCGGCGGGGGCCTATGGCATTCCAACTCCGGGAGCGCAGGCGCCGCAGGTGACGCCCGACGATCTCATGGTGCCGCTCGCGGTCTTCGACCGGGCGGGCGCGCGCATCGGTTACGGGGCCGGCTTTTACGACCGCACGCTTGCGCTGCTGCGGCGGGAAAAGCCGATCCGGGCCTTCGGTCTTGCGTTCGCCTGCCAGGAAACCGATCACGTTCCCGCTGAACCCCATGACGAACCGCTCGATGGGATGGTAACGGAAGCCGGTGTCCTTTTCCTTGGCGGGTCTGATGCGGATTCTCTTTCTCGGTGACGTGGTTGGCCGGACCGGCCGCGACGTGGTGACAAGCCGGTTGCCCGGTCTCGTTCAGGACTGGAAGCTCGATCTCGTCGTGGTCAATGGCGAGAACGCCGCCGGCGGCTTCGGCATCACCGAGGCCATCTATAACGAGATCCGAACCGCCGGCGCCGACGCGGTGACGCTCGGCAACCACGCTTTCGACCAGCGCGAGGCCCTGGTCTTCATCGAGCGGGCGGACGCGCTGGTGCGTCCCATCAACTATCCGCCCGGCACGCCGGGACGGGGCGCCGCCATGATCGAGACGCGCGGCGGGGCGCGGGTGCTGGTGGCGAACGTGATGGGCCGTGCCTTCATGGACCCGCTGGACGATCCCTTCGCCGCCATCGACCGGGCGCTGGACGGTGTGGACCTCGGCCGGGTGGTGGACGCCATCGTGGTGGACTTCCACGCCGAGACCACCAGCGAGAAGCAGGCCTTCGGCCATTATTGCGATGGGCGGGTGAGCCTCGTGGTGGGCACCCACACGCATGTGCCCACCGCCGACCATCGCATCCTGCCCGGCGGCACGGCCTATCTGACGGACGCCGGCATGTGCGGGAGCTATGACGGCGTGATCGGCATGGACAAGGACGAGCCGCTGCGGCGCTTCACGCGCAAGATCGGCGCCGGCCGCTTCGAGCCGGCGGCCGGTCCCGCCTCGCTCTGCGGCTTTGCGGTGGAGACGGACCCGGCCACCGGCCTCGCCGTGAAGGCGGCCCCGGTGCGCCTCGGCGGCGATCTCAGCGAGGCACGCCCGGCTTTCTGGGAGGCGTGATGCGGCGCGGCATGGGGCTTTCTTGCTCTTTGCCGCCTCCACGACCTATAAGGCGCGGCACAGTGGATTGGCATCACGCCGGGCGGCGCTCGGTCGATTCCGGGGCGATGGCTCCGGCATCACCAGCGGCGGACGGGCCGGCCCCCACGCTCCGGAGCGAGCGTGGCGCGGCGGCGCGACCCTGCTTCGGGCGCGCGGGCGTGAGAGAGTTTCAAGGATCTGGAGGCGGCCATGGCCGGACATTCACAATTCAAGAACATCATGCACCGCAAGGGACGGCAGGACGCGGTGCGTTCCAAGCTGTTCTCCAAGCTGGCGCGCGAAATCACCGTGGCCGCCAAGATGGGCCTGCCCGATCCGAACATGAACGCGCGCCTGCGCGCCGCCATCCTCGCGGCGCGCGCCGAGAACATGCCCAAGGACAACATCGAGCGCGCCATCAAGAAGGCGTCCGGTGCGGACATGGAGAATTATGACGAGATCCGTTACGAGGGCTACGGTCCCGGCGGCGTCGCCGTCATCGTCGAGGCGCTGACCGACAACCGCAACCGCACCGCCTCCGAAGTGCGCTCCTATTTCACCAAGTCCGGCGGCAACCTCGCCGAGACGGGCGCGGTGTCCTTCATGTTCGACCGCCTCGGCGCCATCGAGTTCGATGCGGCCAAGGTGAATGCGGACGACCTGCTGGAAGCCGCCATCGAGGCGGGCGCGGACGACGTGAACTCCTCCGAGGAGACGCACGAGGTGGTCTGCGCGGTGGAGAGCCTCGCGGAAGTGCAGAAGGCGCTGGAAGCCAAGTTCGGCGAGCCGCGCAAGGCGGGCCTCGTGTGGCGGCCGCAGAACACCATCGCGGTGGATGACGAGACCGGCGAGAAGCTGATGCGTCTCGTGGAGACGCTGGAAGACAACGATGACGTCCAGAACGTCACCGCCAATTTCGAGCTGTCCGAAGCCCTGATGGCCAAGCTCAGCGCCTGAGGCGTGGGAGGCGCTGCCTCCCTTTCCCGTTCGGAGACAAAAAAACCCGGCCACGCGGCCGGGTTTCTTTTTGGGCTGGTGGAGTGTTCAGGCCGCGGCGGCGAGACGGTCGGCGGTCTCGCGCAGCTCGGCGATGGCAGCCTCGATCTCGGTGCGCTGACGCTCGAGCTGGCCGAGCTGGGTCAGGCAGCGGTCACGGGTCAGGGCGAGGTCGCTGCCGCTCTGGCCCTCGTGGGCGGCGACCAGGGCGCGGATCTCGGCAAGGGTGAAGCCGAGGCGCTTGCCCTTCAGGATAACGGTGAGGCGCTCGCGGTCCGCCGGAGAGTAGAGGCGGGCAAGGCCTTCGCGACGCGGAGAGAGGAGGCCCTTGTCTTCATAGAAGCGCAGGGCACGCAGGGTGATGCCGAACTCGCGGGCCAGATCGCCGATCGTATAGACGTCCTCGGCAGCATAGGTCCGGCCGGGAACGGAAACCTGGCTGCGCGCATCGAAATTGGAAACGTCCATTGCACTCTCCGTCAGTTGCGTCACGCCCGGCAGTGCGATGGCTCAGAGAGCGGAAAGCGCATTCCGTGCCGGGCTTCAATGTGCACCCCGGCATGATGGGTAAGCCGATCTGTCCCGCTACGGGAGCTATTTGCAGGCTCCGTAAGGGAAAGTAACCGTTACGCGCTCAGTCTTTTCAACGATTAATGCTCCGTTTACCAAAGGACGTCGATGCTGATTCGACCGATTCGCGGGGGATCGGATGAAGCGGCGGCGGCGACCGGGAGGCGGATATGGATCGCTGGCACGGTACGATGGGGCGTTCAGCGGCCGGTTCGGCCGCAGCTCTTGCCGAGCCTGTCTATGCGCCGGAGCCTCACGACGGGTGGTCCGATGGCGGCCACCTGCGGGCGGTCGCGACCCCCGGGGCAGCCGACCATCCTCTGTATG
The Azorhizobium caulinodans ORS 571 genome window above contains:
- a CDS encoding DUF3828 domain-containing protein, with the protein product MRAAWFWTVVVAATLAGGLMGSAPRAHAAPQAAKPAAAPSPETLIRDLYAHYLDTAPDTVVGFDFTDPTVANAYFDPALAKLVIADAKASDPKLNFDPFIEGQDFEIKAVTTSLKAQTSTSATVTAEFENFEEKKTVTFKLTKVGGRWRIADIQWESNPQTLKALLVAKKIQSP
- a CDS encoding DUF4164 domain-containing protein is translated as MYALKHRPPELGPIEAATQRLHAALDRLSDSLDRRRETERHQEALQAQLHALGNDRARLAAELDATRAEAAQVAEASREIGRRLDVAMTTIRDVLATHGG
- a CDS encoding cell division protein ZapA codes for the protein MAHVSVTIAGRYYRMACDEGQEEHLMRLGRDIDARINQLRGTFGEIGDQRLTVMAAITISDELAEARARIRALESDLEGQRDARASALARLEAGEEAVARTIDEVAERIEQLASDLAPREKSAVGMG
- a CDS encoding 5-formyltetrahydrofolate cyclo-ligase, with protein sequence MTLSSPTTFRSEKARLRAEALLRRADMGAERRAAASDAAARHALMALGSVAGRTVALFAPFRDEIDTGPLARKLRDAGARLALPVVIGRDRPLIFRLWDENDLLEPAGAYGIPTPGAQAPQVTPDDLMVPLAVFDRAGARIGYGAGFYDRTLALLRREKPIRAFGLAFACQETDHVPAEPHDEPLDGMVTEAGVLFLGGSDADSLSR
- a CDS encoding TIGR00282 family metallophosphoesterase produces the protein MRILFLGDVVGRTGRDVVTSRLPGLVQDWKLDLVVVNGENAAGGFGITEAIYNEIRTAGADAVTLGNHAFDQREALVFIERADALVRPINYPPGTPGRGAAMIETRGGARVLVANVMGRAFMDPLDDPFAAIDRALDGVDLGRVVDAIVVDFHAETTSEKQAFGHYCDGRVSLVVGTHTHVPTADHRILPGGTAYLTDAGMCGSYDGVIGMDKDEPLRRFTRKIGAGRFEPAAGPASLCGFAVETDPATGLAVKAAPVRLGGDLSEARPAFWEA
- a CDS encoding YebC/PmpR family DNA-binding transcriptional regulator, which encodes MAGHSQFKNIMHRKGRQDAVRSKLFSKLAREITVAAKMGLPDPNMNARLRAAILAARAENMPKDNIERAIKKASGADMENYDEIRYEGYGPGGVAVIVEALTDNRNRTASEVRSYFTKSGGNLAETGAVSFMFDRLGAIEFDAAKVNADDLLEAAIEAGADDVNSSEETHEVVCAVESLAEVQKALEAKFGEPRKAGLVWRPQNTIAVDDETGEKLMRLVETLEDNDDVQNVTANFELSEALMAKLSA
- a CDS encoding MerR family transcriptional regulator, translating into MDVSNFDARSQVSVPGRTYAAEDVYTIGDLAREFGITLRALRFYEDKGLLSPRREGLARLYSPADRERLTVILKGKRLGFTLAEIRALVAAHEGQSGSDLALTRDRCLTQLGQLERQRTEIEAAIAELRETADRLAAAA